The Humulus lupulus chromosome 4, drHumLupu1.1, whole genome shotgun sequence genome has a window encoding:
- the LOC133832206 gene encoding uncharacterized protein LOC133832206 produces the protein MARENFLHYHKAYMMFLAQKAKVIWMANGDENTHIFHASLKARRLQNMIMSIKNEGGTWVDTLAGIKEAFLDYYQRLLGTVMIQRKQVSRSIMNLGPVLTEAHTHILTTEFSNQEVKNAMFSILGMKAPGPDGYSNYFYQDNWNLVGLEVSAAVLSFLKSGKLLKEINNTTITLIPKIICPDNVCDFRPIACCNVIYKAASKMICSRLWQVLLDLIAENQGGFIHGRYIAYNIMICQDLVRHYGRKNCKPCCMIKLDLRKAYDIIEWDFIEEMLIAF, from the coding sequence ATGGCTAGAGAAAATTTCCTCCATTACCATAAAGCTTACATGATGTTCTTGGCTCAAAAAGCTAAAGTAATTTGGATGGCTAATGGAGATGAGAATACTCATATTTTCCATGCATCTCTGAAGGCTAGGAGGTTACAGAACATGATTATGTCCATCAAGAATGAGGGAGGCACTTGGGTTGATACTCTAGCTGGTATAAAAGAGGCTTTTTTGGATTATTATCAACGATTGCTAGGGACAGTTATGATACAAAGGAAGCAGGTTTCTCGGTCAATtatgaatttaggcccagttctCACTGAAGCTCATACTCATATTCTTACAACAGAATTTTCAAATCAGGAGGTTAAGAATGCTATGTTTTCAATTTTAGGAATGAAAGCTCCAGGCCCAGATGGATATAGCAACTACTTTTATCAAGATAACTGGAATTTGGTGGGTTTGGAGGTTAGTGCAGCTGTTTTATCATTCCTCAAATCAGGTAAATTGCTCAAAGAGATTAATAATACAACTATTACTCTCATTCCTAAGATTATTTGCCCAGATAATGTTTGTGATTTCAGACCCATTGCATGTTGTAATGTCATCTATAAAGCAGCATCCAAGATGATATGTTCAAGACTTTGGCAAGTTTTACTTGACTTAATAGCAGAAAATCAAGGGGGATTTATTCATGGTAGATACATAGCATACAACATCATGATATGTCAAGACTTAGTTCGACATTATGGGAGGAAAAATTGCAAACCATGTTGTATGATCAAGTTGGATTTGAGGAAAGCTTATGACATAATAGAATGGGATTTTATTGAAGAGATGCTCATAGCTTTTTAG